Part of the Pseudochaenichthys georgianus unplaced genomic scaffold, fPseGeo1.2 scaffold_556_arrow_ctg1, whole genome shotgun sequence genome, GAGAACCATCTGGAATAACTGTATTGTTTCTGTTTTATCCGCAGATACCAAGCCAGTATTCTTCCGCACCAGCAACAGCACCCAAGCCTCCAGCTCCCCCCCCCACCGCCCCGAAACCATCCCTCTCCTTCCTCCCGCCCCTTGAGATGGGAGACCGCccgcctcctgctccctgggCCGAAGAACTCAAAGCCAGAACGAACCGACACGCCAATAATCACAACTCTGGACCCAACTCCTCTCAGCCGCTCTCTAAAGCCCCCGCTGTGGCCCCCAAAGCTGCTTTCGGAGGGAGAACGGCCACTTCCTCAACCTCCCTGGCGCAGAAACTGAACCAGAACCTGAACCAGAACGCGGTCCCAGTCGCACCGAAGCCTTCCCCTGCCTCCAGCTCCTTCCCTCCGCCTCCCGCAGCCCCCCCCGCCGCTCCTGCTCCACCCAAAACCACGGCCCCCGCCCCGGCCTTCAACCACATCAAGAGTTCTCCCTTCGCTGGTCAGATGACTGCAAACCAGAACCCCCCCGCTGcgcctgctcctcctcctcctcctcctcctcctcctcagcccaAGATGATGgcatctccctcctcctcctttaaCCAACCAatgaaatctcctcctcctcctcagcccaAGATGATGgcgtctccctcctcctcctttaaCCAACCAatgaaatctcctcctcctcctcagcccaAGATGATGgcgtctccctcctcctcctttaaCCAACCAatgaaatctcctcctcctcctcagcccaAGATGATGgcgtctccctcctcctcctttaaCCAACCAatgaaatctcctcctcctcctcagcccaAGATGATGGCGTCCCCCTCCTCTTCCTTTAACCAACCAATGAAATCTCCTCCTCAGCCCAAGATGATGGCGTCCCCCTCCTCTTCCTTTAACCAACCAATGAAATCTCCTCCTGCAGCAACGGtatgttatgtttttatttctcaCTAGTATCATTGTCCATGTTTTAGcgtattttttctgttttgcttttattttacattttttatatcctATTTTAATTTCTTGTCAGCTTTAATTCGAGGGAATTTCATCAGGATcactatatttattttaatattgttgttgttatgtttTTCTGTAAAGGCTGCTTTGTGCATGAAAGatgctatagagaggcgaagtcacacccctctacttccgacccatgggaccttatttcggaaaaattatgtattgaagtcaatggaaagagaaaggttatctttcgatcccgtttgaattgtgccacgaattacacacatgatgtttgtcaatcttaaaaaaataatttccatgtcaaaaaagtcacagtttgtcgtagaactgttgaaatataagactatgaaaaatacgcaactagaaagactacaaatcccagagtaactgatgtcacaattgttttcctccaccaaataagagatagctaagataagataactttaacaagattcctgtgtgcttagtaccaggttgttatcataccagcaatgggtcttgctcgagtggctggatcaagttagctacctagctagtagctagcacgttagttagcattacagccttagcATTGtctttttattagccttaacatgaagtaacattaagtaaaccaaaatgttaaacagtaagagtagtagtcatatttcgtgaacccttttgaagagtactgtcacaccggtgtgatcattctataatacaccgttTAAGCCCGGATGCCCCCGGGGGagacatgctaatgctaacgctacattagcatcggcgatcttttctacttttgtgctatctgcacaaatgattaacattgaacattaaaaagatcaggcagttcagggagaatcAAAGGCAGGCAGCGTTGCATGAcatggctcgaccaaaaatcgtttataaatgtgctataaataaaacttgatttgattgatttgacattcttctggacgtgtttcattgtggtgatggtgagggtagtcaatcccttgtttgacaagacagtagtgacggccatcttggtgacgtgtgttgttgtgcgagaccagagatgtagttcattgagcggtttcacacaaaaaaagtcttacttcacagttttaaggcaaaaaaaaattgttaactTGAAAAATGTTctattaaattgacaaacatcatgtttgtaattcgtggcacaattcaaacgggatcgaaagataacttttctctccccattgacttcaatacatacattttttcgaaataaggtcccaccatggaggtccaccgttCGCCTCTCTTACAAAtaaagtttattattattatttcactaAAGAAACACTCATTGCTTTGCATGTACAGTAAAAAGGCATAAATAATTTAGCTTCTAGTCATGAGAATTATTCATCTCTGGACCTGCGCTAACCGTGTTTCTAGAGGTAAACTGCTCAATCGTGAATAACACAATGCTATTTAAGGTATGTTGAATGAAGCTATGTGAATAATGTATGAtttaaaggtgtgtgtgtgtgtgtgtgtgtgtgtgtgtgtgtgtgtgtgtgtgtgtgtgtgtgtgtgtgtgtgtgtgtagccctCACCCTCCGGCCCAGTGGCTATCCCAGGTGGAGGCGTCCCTCTGAATATGAGGGAGGTGGAGGAGCTGGAGAGGATGACCAAGGACTTCATCAGAGACATGGACACACACGCACCCGTCATCACCTCCCCGccgacaggtacacacacacacacacacacacgacacaaaGACAGACAGTGGATGTGATAtgtatgatttaaaaaataacattattatGTCATTTCTAAATAGATTTGTTTGCAATATGAGAAAACTATGTAATACCCAAGACTGGAAATATAAAAAAGTACTATTACTACTTTTCAAACGGAGGTCAAAAGTGCTTTCACACAAAAACAGAATACGAATACACacattataaaacacagaaaGTAAAACAAACAGTAAATAAGAGAATGGAAATGTTCCGATTGTTTCTGGCTGAACGTAAAATATTTatagataataaaatgtattcacAGGCTTTTATATATCTCTGCAGTGGTTTTCAGTTCCATGCATGACCTTAAAGGGACAGTCCACCCCGAAACCAAACGTACATTTTAATGCAAGTTGCAGAGAGTTGAAGATATCTGCCTTCGATCAAATACAGAGGAACTAGATGGCACTCGTCTTGAAGCTTAAAGcagaaaaaagaaatgaaaaacTCAAATTGAAAGTCTCTATCCAGAGGTAATTCACAGATCTCGCTCTCAGTAGTTTGATGGAGGAACTATTTACTTCCTACTTAACTATATCTGCCAACTCTCTCCTTGTGCCGGAGGAAGTGCGAACGAGATTGGCGGGTGTAGTTTGGTGTAATGAAAAATAGATCCTACATAAAGCTGCTCACAACAAGAGTCCGTACAACTAAACAAATCCATTAAATcgtctgtttttttttaatgtggaAATAATAACAATTACTGGTATTTATTTTAGCGCTTTTCCAAGTGCTCGAAGCGCATTACATATTATACATGAATAGCTTTGTTCATTATAATAAGCATGAAGGAAGGACACTGTAGTTATAACACAAGCAGAGCAGAGGAGAGTAGAAAGATGGATGTATTTGTGAATAATCTTGTTTGTATATCTTATTTATTCAAACTTCTCTCTCTGCGCCTCTCTCCTCCCTGTTCAGAGGTGTGTGGGAAGTGTGGCGAGGCTCTGTCCCGCACCCAGCCGGCCGTCAGAGCCATGGAGAAACTCTTCCACTCCGACTGCTTCTGCTGCCTGAGCTGCCAGCGGCCCCTGCAGGGCCTGCAGTTCTACGACCGCGACGGGGCCCCCCAGTGTGATGACTGCTACACGGTGAGGGGCCAATGCACACTGCAGGAGCACAGCAAAAGACACGTACTTTCTCAAATTCTAacgttttaaaggtcacctattatgcaaaatcctcttcttcacgtctcttctacatcaacatgtgtcccctcttcctcatgtctcttctacatcaacatgtgtcccctcttcttcatgtctcttctacatcaacatgtgtcccctcttcctcatgtctcttctacatcaacatgtgtcccctcttcttcatgtctcttctacatcaacatgtgtcccctcttcttcacgtctcttctacatcaacatgtgtcccctcttcttcatgtctcttctacatcaacatgtgtcccctcttcttcatgtctcttctacatcaacatgtgtcccctcttcctcatgtctcttctacatcaacatgtgtcccctcttcttcatgtctcttctacatcaacatgtgtcccctcttctccatgtctcttctacatcaacatgtgtcccctcttcttcatgtctcttctacatcaacatgtgtcccctcttcctcatgtctcttctacatcaacatgtgtcccctcttcttcatgtctcttctacatcaacatgtgtcccctcttctccatgtctcttctacatcaacatgtgtcccctcttctccatgtctcttctacatcaacatgtgtcccctcttcttcatgtctcttctacatcaacatgtgtcccctcttcttcatgtctcttctacatcagcatgtgtcccctcttctccatgtcccttctacatcaacatgtgtcccctcttctccatgtcccttctacatcaacatgtgtcccctcttcttcatgtctcttctacatcaacatgtgtcccctcttctccatgtctcttctacatcaacatgtgtcccctcttctccatgtctcttctacatcaacatgtgtcccctcttcttcatgtctcttctacatcaacatgtgtcccctcttcttcatgtctcttctacatcagcatgtgtcccctcttctccatgtcccttctacatcaacatgtgtcccctcttctccatgtcccttctacatcaacatgtgtcccctcttcttcatgtctcttctacatcaacatgtgtcccctcttcatgtctcttctacatcaacatgtgtcccctcttcttcatgtctcttctacatcaacatgtgtcccctcttcatgtctcttctacatcaacatgtgtcccctcttcttcatgtctcttctacatcaacatgtgtcccctcttcttcatgtctcttctacatcaacatgtgtcccctcttcttcatgtctcttccacatcagcatgtgtcccctcttcttcacgtctcttctacatcaacatgtgtcccctcttcttcatgtctcttctacatcaacatgtgtcccctcttcatgtctcttctacatcaacatgtgtcccctcttcttcatgtctcttctacatcaacatgtgtcccctcttcttcatgtctcttctacatcagcatgtgtcccctcttctccatgtcccttctacatcaacatgtgtcccctcttctccatgtcccttctacatcaacatgtgtcccctcttcttcatgtctcttctacatcaacatgtgtcccctcttctccatgtctcttctacatcaacatgtgtcccctcttcttcatgtctcttctacatcaacatgtgtcccctcttcatgtctcttctacatcaacatgtgtcccctcttcttcatgtctcttctacatcaacatgtgtcccctcttcttcatgtctcttctacatcaacatgtgtcccctcttcttcatgtctcttctacatcaacatgtgtcccctcttcttcatgtctcttctacatcaacatgtgtcccctcttcttcatgtctcgtctacatcaacatgtgtcccctcttcttcatgtctcttctacatcagcatgtgtcccctcttcttcatgtctcttctacatcaacatgtgtcccctcttctacatcaacatgtgtcccctcttcttcatgtctcttctacatcaacatgtgtcccctcttcttcatgtctcttctacatcaacatgtgtcccctcttcatgtctcttttacatcaacatgtgtcccctcttcttcatgtctcttctacatcaacatgtgtcccctcttcatgtctcttctacatcaacatgtgtcccctcttcttcatgtctcttctacatcaacatgtgtcccctcttcttcatgtctcttctacatcaacatgtgtccccctcttcttcatgtctcgtctacatcaacatgtgtcccctcttcttcatgtctcttctacatcaacttgtgtcccctcttcttcatgtctcttctacatcaacatgtgtcccctcttcttcatgtctcttctacatcaacatgtgtcccctcttcttcatcaacatgtgtcccctcttcttcatgtctcttctacatcaacatgtgtcccctcttcttcatgtctcttctacatcaacatgtgtcccctcttcttcatgtctcttctacatcaacatgtgtcccctcttcttcatgtctcgtctacatcaacatgtgtcccctcttcttcatgtctcttctacatcaacttgtgtcccctcttcttcatgtctcttctacatcaacatgtgtcccctcttcttcatgtctcttctacatcaacatgtgtcccctcttcttcatgtctcttctacatcaacatgtgtcccctcttcttcatgtctcttctacatcaacatgtgtcccctcttcttcatgtctcttctacatcaacatgtgtcccctcttctccatgtctcttctacatcaacatgtgtcccctcttctccatgtctcttctacatcaacatgtgtcccctcttcttcatgtctcttctacatcaacatgtgtcccctcttcttcatgtctcttctacatcaacatgtgtcccctcttcatgtctcttctacatcaacatgtgtcccctcttcatgtctcttctacatcaacatgtgtcccctcttcttcatgtctcttctaaatcaacatgtgtcccctcttctccatgtctcctcaacatcaacatgtgtcccctcttcttcatgtctcttctacatcaacatgtgtcccctctgtggaaagagactctgaaagtttcaggaacaaagattctctctctttttgatccatttctataaaaacctgtctgaaaatgagttgATCAGATTTTgcccactttgtgatgtcataacgatgtgttgtcttgagtaaccattagccaatcagcagccaaggtaacccccccccccttatcacctgaatctcctcctagagcaccattgagttctttgtaaccaaatctctctcagaggggcgtggggaggggctccttgttttcatgtgagacatgttttgtatataactgagacctgtaatatattgatgagaaacagtataataggggacctttaagtgcaGTACTTGAGTAGATGTACCTGATTACATTCCACCATTGCTCTTTAATAACACAAATAACTAATAATACACAGTGTTGATTATTAATCATTCTCCCCGCTGGTCCTCAGAGCTCTCTGGCGGTGTGTTCCCGCTGCggggagaggatcacagaccgCGTGCTGAAGGCAGTGGGCCAGTGTTTCCACTCTCACTGTTTCCGCTGCAGCACCTGCTCCTGCTCTCTGGAGGGGGCGCCCTTCATCACCGACGACAACAACAACCCCTACTGCGTCCCGGATTACCACAGGTAGATACTGGCTGTTTTCAaggattcaagattcaaggcttttattgtcatatgtgcAATCGCTACCGTGgagttatgacaatgaaaagcttaggtcacaggctcctccagcagtgcaacacaataacacagataaaatagtgcaagaagagtctatatacaagtaattggaatatgatatattagataaataattcatCATCACCGACGGCAACGACAACCCCTACTGTGTCCCGGATTACCGCAGGTGGATACTGGCTGTTCACTCCTCTCTGACGAGGAAATATTACATCTCTATGCAATGTGTGTTGACAAGGAAACAATGTGGGACAAGACTTTGACAAAGAAGGTTTCTCAATTCTctaattcccctcctcgactcccctcctcgtgtctcagtcccgcccacaggagatgcgagtcgaggaggggaaccgaggagagaggaggggaagcagcaggcggttagagaaatgagaactcctctcctctgagcggtcattttaaagagacgtccattaatgatgacaggaggcacagcagccct contains:
- the zyx gene encoding LOW QUALITY PROTEIN: zyxin (The sequence of the model RefSeq protein was modified relative to this genomic sequence to represent the inferred CDS: deleted 1 base in 1 codon) codes for the protein MEESSSSKPFMVTSSLNFKVTPPSFYNQPKKFASVAPPRSKSVTPPSGPSPTPIGTAVIGRVGDLPPPPPSLCDDFPPPPPPPPLDDDLPAPPPECQSSSYEAASPEFPAPPPAVEDLSLPAPPDDFAPPPSLPSPPPPPPPPPPPPPLFASGIPGAAGNPQRLVEKQTSFDQQLDTLTDLLSEMETRGPFNPKIPSQYSSAPATAPKPPAPPPTAPKPSLSFLPPLEMGDRPPPAPWAEELKARTNRHANNHNSGPNSSQPLSKAPAVAPKAAFGGRTATSSTSLAQKLNQNLNQNAVPVAPKPSPASSSFPPPPAAPPAAPAPPKTTAPAPAFNHIKSSPFAGQMTANQNPPAAPAPPPPPPPPPQPKMMASPSSSFNQPMKSPPPPQPKMMASPSSSFNQPMKSPPPPQPKMMASPSSSFNQPMKSPPPPQPKMMASPSSSFNQPMKSPPPPQPKMMASPSSSFNQPMKSPPQPKMMASPSSSFNQPMKSPPAATPSPSGPVAIPGGGVPLNMREVEELERMTKDFIRDMDTHAPVITSPPTEVCGKCGEALSRTQPAVRAMEKLFHSDCFCCLSCQRPLQGLQFYDRDGAPQCDDCYTSSLAVCSRCGERITDRVLKAVGQCFHSHCFRCSTCSCSLEGAPFITDDNNNPYCVPDYHRRFSPQCVSCNEPIVPSPGSEETVRVVALDKNFHLKCYRCEDCARPLSIEADENGCYPLDGKILCMKCHTQRAKQAAQ